The Bacteroidota bacterium genome has a window encoding:
- a CDS encoding ATP-binding protein — translation MNENIVLMPYLARITDLELRRKLSASGAVLVRGAKACGKTESAKQIAGSTLRVDQDEQVPALIDTAPRRLLLGETPRLIDEWQAQPKLWDYIRHEIDDRRQPGQFILTGSANPEETVRMHSGAGRFTIVEMRTMTWQELGYSTGAVSLANLFEGKSIDVIDQPTALEFILERLIIGGFPSLIDKSVQQATDINRAYVELLAEVDMSRVSEIKRDPNKVRSLLRSIGRNTATLAEITRLESDIREKERTSITRPTIYDYLDALKRLMIIEEQPAWNTHIRSSYSLRKSSKHHFTDVALAVAALGANEQSLLNDLHFTGFLFESLVTHDLRVYAQANDAKVYHYRDSSGLEIDSIVQKYNGDWCAFEIKLGSGQIEAAAKNLLKFVSILDTKKIAPPKSLNIITGTGISYTRKDGIHVISLGSLGV, via the coding sequence TTGAATGAAAACATTGTCCTGATGCCATACCTTGCCCGAATCACCGACTTAGAATTAAGACGAAAATTATCCGCTTCCGGTGCTGTGCTGGTTCGCGGCGCGAAGGCTTGCGGTAAGACCGAGTCGGCCAAGCAAATTGCCGGAAGTACCCTGCGCGTTGATCAGGACGAACAGGTTCCTGCGCTGATCGATACGGCTCCCAGGCGTTTGTTATTGGGAGAGACACCAAGGCTGATCGACGAATGGCAAGCTCAACCTAAGCTATGGGACTACATACGACATGAAATCGATGACCGGCGACAACCCGGACAATTCATCTTAACCGGCTCGGCGAATCCGGAAGAGACGGTCAGGATGCATTCCGGGGCGGGGCGTTTTACCATTGTTGAAATGCGCACGATGACCTGGCAGGAACTGGGCTACTCGACCGGAGCCGTCAGTTTGGCGAATCTCTTTGAAGGAAAAAGTATTGATGTGATTGACCAGCCGACAGCGCTTGAATTCATCCTTGAACGGTTGATCATCGGTGGTTTTCCCTCCCTGATCGACAAGTCTGTACAACAGGCAACGGATATAAATCGTGCTTATGTTGAGTTGCTTGCCGAAGTGGACATGAGTCGTGTTTCGGAAATCAAACGAGATCCAAATAAAGTAAGAAGTCTACTCCGGTCCATCGGAAGAAACACCGCCACGCTTGCGGAGATCACCAGGTTAGAAAGCGATATCCGGGAAAAAGAAAGAACCTCCATCACCCGGCCGACCATTTACGATTATCTCGACGCGTTGAAGCGCCTCATGATCATCGAGGAGCAGCCTGCGTGGAATACACATATTCGTTCATCCTATTCCTTGCGTAAATCTTCCAAGCATCACTTTACCGATGTCGCGTTGGCAGTCGCCGCCCTGGGAGCCAATGAGCAATCCCTTTTAAACGATTTGCATTTCACCGGCTTTTTATTTGAATCACTGGTCACCCACGACTTGCGGGTCTATGCACAGGCTAACGATGCCAAGGTCTATCATTACCGGGATTCCAGCGGATTAGAAATCGACAGTATCGTTCAAAAATACAATGGAGATTGGTGTGCATTCGAAATAAAACTGGGGAGCGGACAAATTGAGGCAGCCGCGAAGAATCTCCTGAAGTTTGTCTCGATCCTTGATACTAAAAAGATTGCGCCACCGAAATCGCTCAACATCATTACCGGAACCGGGATCAGTTATACGCGAAAAGACGGCATTCATGTAATATCGCTTGGGTCATTGGGCGTTTAA
- a CDS encoding tyrosine-type recombinase/integrase, with protein sequence MASRPGAAQLPLVQAFEQFIHESASGLRRKPDGTKLLTGSVQNYRATLEKIKAFQIECGTDLLLHDHHRLSLKQVERENARWKRFIRRFSEFLRRHNVRSDNYLGFHFKHLKTFLRYLEVAHGWELGNIPRLFFVRKEPVPIVVVPLHRIRSLLQDHGLLQRLSPELRQARDIFLVGCSTGLRVSDLLSLQRSNLEQTGSATYLVIASRKTGSLLRIPLPAYVLEIFRRYRSRGIRLLPHISNSCLNKRLKLLGEAAGWTEPHILWRNRDGRPRMVFKDPTNKTHFRFCDLITSHTMRRSAISMLLASGMAEHLVRKISGHAPNSAEFFRYVDISQDQLDTETLKFYALLEEKPALN encoded by the coding sequence ATGGCTTCTCGACCAGGTGCCGCTCAACTGCCATTAGTACAGGCATTCGAGCAATTTATCCATGAGAGCGCTTCTGGCTTGCGGCGCAAGCCCGATGGCACCAAACTACTTACCGGTAGTGTCCAGAATTACCGTGCCACCCTGGAAAAGATCAAAGCCTTCCAAATCGAGTGCGGTACCGATTTGTTGTTACACGACCACCATCGGCTCAGTCTCAAGCAGGTGGAGCGTGAAAACGCTCGTTGGAAAAGGTTCATCCGACGATTTTCTGAATTCCTGAGAAGGCACAACGTCCGATCCGATAATTATCTCGGCTTTCATTTCAAGCATCTGAAAACATTTTTGCGCTACCTGGAGGTGGCGCACGGTTGGGAGTTGGGTAATATTCCCCGGCTGTTCTTCGTGCGCAAAGAACCCGTACCCATCGTTGTGGTGCCGTTACATCGCATCCGTTCCTTGCTTCAGGATCACGGACTGTTGCAACGCCTCAGCCCGGAACTGCGACAGGCCCGCGACATCTTCCTGGTCGGTTGTTCTACCGGTTTGCGGGTGTCCGATCTTTTGTCACTCCAACGGTCCAACCTTGAGCAGACCGGTTCGGCTACCTACCTGGTTATTGCCAGTCGTAAAACCGGCTCATTGCTTCGAATCCCTCTACCGGCGTATGTTCTCGAGATCTTTCGCCGGTACCGTTCAAGAGGAATCCGTCTCTTACCCCACATCAGTAACTCCTGTCTGAACAAACGTCTAAAACTGCTGGGAGAGGCTGCGGGCTGGACCGAACCACACATCCTTTGGCGAAACCGTGATGGCCGCCCGCGCATGGTCTTTAAAGACCCAACCAACAAAACTCACTTTCGATTCTGTGACCTCATCACCTCCCACACGATGCGCAGAAGCGCCATCTCCATGCTACTGGCCAGCGGCATGGCCGAACACCTGGTGCGCAAAATCTCCGGCCATGCACCCAACAGCGCCGAATTCTTCCGGTATGTGGACATCAGCCAGGACCAACTCGATACGGAAACTTTGAAATTCTACGCCCTCTTAGAGGAAAAACCAGCCTTGAATTGA